In one Amaranthus tricolor cultivar Red isolate AtriRed21 chromosome 8, ASM2621246v1, whole genome shotgun sequence genomic region, the following are encoded:
- the LOC130820645 gene encoding 65-kDa microtubule-associated protein 8-like: protein MGSIQTPLPVRSSGLLENSCGYLLQELQMIWDEIGEDESEREKMLLDIEQECLEVYRKKVDYANMARSRLHQELAESESEFTQLLLSLGERSLPERPEKKAGTLRQQIDSLTPALREMRLRKRERINQFEAVQGQVQKINAEIAGLSEYDDSVSAMKVNKNDLSLKKLEEYQAELKKLQNEKSNRLEKVEQYSSRIHDLAALLGMDSSMTITRIHPSLNELCGGIAKNISDNILAKLEETVISLEEEKQKRIEKLHHLGKALLDMWKLIDTPEKERQHFFHVVNLLAIPSEQITKPESLTVSIIQQAETEVKRLDELKTSKMKELFVRKQFELQEICSRSHMEIPSPSEMENITHLVDSGTIDLVHLLKSMDEQITKAEEEALSRKAIMERVEKWMLARDEERWLEEYNRDENRYSVSRGAHRNLKRAEKARITVTKIPASVDMLISLTKGWEEERKKVFLYDEVPLLAMLEEYIALRQEKESEKQRQRLEKKKVAAGPNNISWSPRPGTSARSAPNRSLSGTFNGTSPSHRNLKKSPANRRLSLGAQHGGSNSFNLRSLGTSFIQEGTKPSTQQMYARSEYGSHLRDETASVVSTYSGPLSPES, encoded by the exons ATGATATGGGATGAAATTGGAGAAGATGAAAGTGAAAGGGAGAAGATGTTACTTGACATTGAACAGGAGTGTCTGGAAGTCTACAGAAAAAAGGTTGATTATGCAAACATGGCTAGATCACGTCTGCATCAGGAACTGGCTGAATCTGAGTCTGAATTTACTCAGCTTCTTCTGTCTCTTGGCGAACGGTCTCTTCCTGAAAGG CCAGAGAAGAAGGCCGGCACCCTGAGACAACAAATAGATTCACTCACCCCAGCATTAAGGGAGATGAGGCTAAGAAAACGAGAGAGAATAAACCAGTTCGAAGCTGTTCAAGGGCAAGTACAGAAAATTAACGCAGAAATAGCTGGTCTTTCTGAATATGATGATTCTGTATCAGCTATGAAAGTCAATAAAAATGATCTTTCATTGAAGAAACTTGAGGAATACCAAGCTGAGCTGAAAAAATTGCAAAATGAGAAG AGCAACAGACTAGAAAAGGTGGAACAGTATTCTAGCCGGATCCATGACCTGGCTGCATTATTGGGTATGGATTCTTCAATGACTATTACAAGAATTCATCCAAGCTTAAATGAGTTGTGTGGCGGTATTGCCAAGAATATCAGTGATAACATTTTGGCAAAACTTGAAGAAACTGTAATATCTCTAGAAGAAGAAAAGCAGAAGCGTATTGAAAAG CTTCATCATTTAGGTAAAGCATTGTTAGACATGTGGAAGCTTATTGATACACCAGAAAAGGAGCGCCAACACTTTTTCCATGTTGTAAATTTATTGGCCATCCCCTCTGAACAAATAACAAAACCTGAAAGCCTCACCGTTAGCATTATACAACAG GCTGAGACTGAAGTAAAGCGACTAGATGAACTAAAAACAAGCAAGATGAAAGAACTTTTTGTCAGGAAACAGTTTGAGCTTCAAGAAATATGCAGTAGATCGCACATGGAGATTCCTTCACCATCTGAAATGGAGAACATTACTCACCTAGTGGACTCAG GGACAATCGATCTGGTCCATCTTCTCAAGAGCATGGATGAACAGATTACTAAAGCAGAAGAAGAAGCGTTGAGCAGGAAAGCCATAATGGAGAGGGTAGAGAAGTGGATGTTGGCACGTGACGAAGAACGATGGTTGGAAGAGTATAATAgg GATGAAAATCGATATTCAGTAAGCAGAGGTGCTCACAGGAATCTAAAACGTGCAGAAAAGGCCCGAATTACTGTCACCAAGATTCCAG CTTCAGTAGATATGTTGATCTCATTGACTAAAGGTTGggaagaagaaagaaagaaagtgtTTTTATATGATGAG GTACCTCTGCTAGCTATGTTGGAAGAATACATCGCATTGAGGCAGGAGAAGGAAAGTGAGAAGCAAAGGCAAAGG ttggaaaagaaaaaagtagCAGCTGGGCCAAACAATATTTCATGGAGTCCTAGACCAGGCACCAGTGCACGAAGTGCACCAAACAGGAGTTTAAGTGGTACTTTCAATGGTACCTCTCCCTCACACAGGAACTTGAAAAAAAGTCCGGCAAACAGGAGATTGTCATTGGGTGCACAGCATGGAGGATCAAACAGTTTCAACCTACGGAGTTTAGGCACATCGTTCATACAGGAAGGCACCAAGCCATCAACACAACAAATGTACGCTCGATCAGAATATGGCTCTCACCTAAGAGACGAAACGGCTTCAGTTGTATCAACCTACTCGGGGCCTTTATCTCCTGAAAGCTGA